The Methylococcus sp. Mc7 genomic sequence CGGTAGTGTAGGCGGCGGCCCGTTCCTCCGCGGTTTCGGGCGCAGCCATCCCGATGAATTCCACCGACTTCACCGGAATCGTGCCTTTGACGGCGGCCATGACGGGGGATGCCGCCGCACCCGCCAGCGCCATGCCGACCGCCGTGGCCAGAAATCTTTTTTTCAGCATCTTCGAGCTCCTCGAAATAAGACGATTTTTGTACCGGACGGCCCGTACCGTCCGGATGAGCGTCCGATCTTATTGGCGCGACGTTAAAGGCGGATGACAGACCGGCCCCGAACGGCGGCTGGAAATTTCCAGTGGACGCCGAAAAGCGACTGTGGTATCCGTGCTCCCGTCGGGCATACAGAGTGCAATGCGTCCGACGACAATAAAGCCTTATCACCCATGAGAGGAGGGAAGCACAATGAAAGTTCTGAACAAAGGCATCATCAAGGGGCTGCTGATCGCGGCATTCGCCGCGCTATTCAGCCTGAGCGCAGCGCAGGCTGCGGAAGATCACAAGGCCGAAGCGATGAAGCACGCCGAAGCGGCGGTCTCGGCCGGCGCCGCTGGCAATGCGGCGGGCGTGGCGGAACATGCGAAAGCCGCGAAGACCCATGCCGCCGCCGCAAATGCGGAAAAGAAAAATCCCCATTACGACGCTGCGATCACGAGCCTGAACAGCGCCATCGAGCACGGGAAAATGGGTCATGCCGATATCGCCAAGAAATCGGCCGAGGAAGCCGTCACCCACCTGAAAGCCGCGCCCTGAAACGGAAGTTGGGTTTAGGGACGAACCCCGGTAATGGGGCGGGCCGATGCTTATCGGCCCGCCTTTCCCGTCATCATCCCATATCGGAAAACTACGCTTATCCCCACCGGAAAGCCAGGGGACGCCTCCAATCTTGGGCTAGCGTTCAATGCGTACTATGAATACATTGGAATGCAGCGATATCTCCTTGAGCTTGCACTTCATTTCCGCTCGGCAAGGGCGTGCAGAATATACGAGACGGAACTGGCCCTCGAGTACGCCGAGAGGGATTCCCGTGTCGCTTTCCCGTCCCCGCGGTCCGAAGATGCGGAACCTGTCAATGCGGGTCCGGCCCGGCCTTACAACGATCGGACGATTGCCTCCCATGCAGGCCCATATCCCATCGTAGCCGGATTCCTCTCCTTCTCTGCCCCCAACCAATTCCACTGCGTAGATCGGTGTCGTACTCTTAGAATAACAGCGCTCCAGATAGAATGGCACCTTGGAATGATTTTCCAATCGGGCAACGATGGTAAAGGCGTAGGTGCGCTGGTTTCTGCTCCCTTTTTGGTGCTCGGCCATATATTGGGTTTGATCAGTACGAATCACTTGGTTTATCGGGCCTACGACATCTTGCGTGAAGTGCGATGCGTCTACTTGAGGACCATAGACATAAAGGATGACAAAAACAGCGAATCGAGGCATAAATAAATCCTGAATCCGTGTTCCCCTCGGCTTACACCTTCCCATCGGGCCTGAACGCATGAATTTCGAGCGCTCTCCCTTGGGATTTGCCCTCGCTACCGGCGATCCGGGGAACGTTCGACCGGGGTTTCGGGGCCAATCTGCTTGGCGTGCGCTTATCGTCAGCTCATTTTCCGCTCCATGCGCGAGACTGTCCCTTCCGGGGTTCCGGAATCAGGGATTCGAGGCGTGCGGCAGGCATTTCCCGTCATCCGGACGCCGCCGCCCACAGCCGATTCTGAAGCATCACGAACACGGCTACGTTTGCCGCCACGCCACGGCCGAAATCGAGGATCAGCCGGCGGGCATGGGCGACGAACTTCGCCGCCCGGTACATGATCTCCTGCAGCACGGTCCGGATGCGGCGGCGCTTGGCCGGATGACGGATCGGCGCAATCTCGCCGGTCAGGCCGATCTGTCCCAAGAGACGCAGGCAGTTGTAGGCGAAGGCCGCCAGATGCAGGATCACGTCGTTGGTGTCGAACTTGCCCGAGGGCAGCCGCTCCAGATCGAGGTCGGTCTTGACAAGCCCGAAGGGCGCAGGACGCCACGCAGTGGCGGTCCTGAGCGAAGCGAAGGATTCGGCGGAGCCGAACAACTCGGAGTGGAACTGCTCATGCATGCCGTGGTGCTGGTAGAGTTCGATCACTTCCTCGGCGGAACAGGAGAGCGTCGTCCACCAGCCTTCCAGTTCGACCTCCGGGGCCAGCAGGTGTTGGCCCTTCTTGTCGATGGTGCGCTCGGTCACCTGGGCGACCAGGCGGAAGGAGCGCTTCTCCTTGTGCCAGGCGCGTTCCACTTCCAACGACAGCAACGCAACCCGCTTGCCTGGACGAGCCTCGGCAAAGGCGCCCGCCTCCTCGGCGCGCTTGACCCAGTCCCCCTTGTCCTGCTTGCGGGGGTTCCACTTGCAGATGAAGTCGAGGCTTCGCCCCAGCGCGGCTTGCCGGTCTCGCTCCGCGGCCTTGGCGAACAGAAGCTGTGCGCCGTCGAAACCGCTGTCCTCGCGCAGCAGCACGGGCTGATCCGGTTTGACCAGGCGTTCGATGCGCGGAAACAGCCGCTCGTAGAAGTAGTGCGTCTCGAACGCCGAGTGGCGGGACCCTGGCCTCAGTTCCAGCCCGGTGTTCCAGCCTTCGTTGCCGAGATAGGCGGCAATCGGCGTGTAACCGTCGAAGCCCTGATAGGTGCGCGACACCGCTTCCTTCTTCGTGCCACTATTGTCCATGGCGAAGGTATCGATGTCGCAGCAGACATAGCCCTTGTGCGGCGTGATCGGCGCCTCGGTTCGCTCCAGCAGCCTCAGGGAAAGCTCATCGGCCAGATCGCGGATGGCTTCCGCCTTGGCATTCAGACGCTGGCGCAGCCACACGGCTCCGGGCACCTTCGTCAGCCCCAGCGACTCCTTGAAGAAGCGATCATTCCGGAATGGCTCGATGGCTTCGAAGTCGCTCTTGCCCAGACTCAACAGCCCGACCACGCTCTTGACGATGTCCGAGGTACGCATGCCTTGCGACACCGGGATCTTCGGGTCAATGACCGCCTCCACCTGCGCCGCCTGGCAGCACTGGCCAATCAGCGCCAGGCCGGAATACGAGGTCAGTTGCAGCTTGCTGGATTGCTTGACTTCAAAGCGCGGCATGATCAAATGGGTGA encodes the following:
- the smbP gene encoding small metal-binding protein SmbP, which encodes MKVLNKGIIKGLLIAAFAALFSLSAAQAAEDHKAEAMKHAEAAVSAGAAGNAAGVAEHAKAAKTHAAAANAEKKNPHYDAAITSLNSAIEHGKMGHADIAKKSAEEAVTHLKAAP
- a CDS encoding IS1380 family transposase is translated as MPRFEVKQSSKLQLTSYSGLALIGQCCQAAQVEAVIDPKIPVSQGMRTSDIVKSVVGLLSLGKSDFEAIEPFRNDRFFKESLGLTKVPGAVWLRQRLNAKAEAIRDLADELSLRLLERTEAPITPHKGYVCCDIDTFAMDNSGTKKEAVSRTYQGFDGYTPIAAYLGNEGWNTGLELRPGSRHSAFETHYFYERLFPRIERLVKPDQPVLLREDSGFDGAQLLFAKAAERDRQAALGRSLDFICKWNPRKQDKGDWVKRAEEAGAFAEARPGKRVALLSLEVERAWHKEKRSFRLVAQVTERTIDKKGQHLLAPEVELEGWWTTLSCSAEEVIELYQHHGMHEQFHSELFGSAESFASLRTATAWRPAPFGLVKTDLDLERLPSGKFDTNDVILHLAAFAYNCLRLLGQIGLTGEIAPIRHPAKRRRIRTVLQEIMYRAAKFVAHARRLILDFGRGVAANVAVFVMLQNRLWAAASG